One window from the genome of Choloepus didactylus isolate mChoDid1 chromosome 2, mChoDid1.pri, whole genome shotgun sequence encodes:
- the LOC119517643 gene encoding late cornified envelope protein 3C-like: MSCQQNQQQCQPPPKCPSPKCPPKSPAQCLPPVSSGCGHSSEGGCCLSHHRRRRSHRCRRQSSEACDSGSGQSGGSGCGHSSGRCC; this comes from the coding sequence ATGTCCTGCCAGCAGAACCAGCAGCAGTGCCAGCCCCCTCCCAAGTGCCCCTCACCCAAGTGCCCCCCAAAGAGCCCAGCACAGTGTTTGCCTCCCGTCTCTTCCGGCTGTGGCCACAGCTCCGAGGGCGGCTGCTGCCTGAGCCACCACAGGCGCCGCAGATCCCACCGGTGCCGGCGCCAGAGCTCTGAAGCCTGTGACAGTGGCAGTGGACAGTCTGGGGGCTCTGGCTGTGGCCACAGCTCTGGGCGCTGCTGCTGA